In the Bdellovibrionota bacterium genome, one interval contains:
- a CDS encoding beta-ketoacyl-ACP synthase III, producing the protein MNTRIVSFGHYVPPKVVTNKDLEKMMETSDEWIQQRSGIKERRWVEKGVDTTLSMATKACEEALKKANLKADDIDAIIFGALLSDYVFPGTGCLLQQSLGFKNNIPALDIRNQCSAFLYSLSIANAWIKSGMYKRVLIVGSEIHSNRLDKSPTGRDVGVLFGDGAGACIVEATKENTGVIDIHIASQGAGAGILCIKEPASNIDLKEITDFSGKEFYPHMEGKVVFKNAIERMTQSMTELLHKNNLKTEDVDFVIAHQANMRINAMVLEQLKIPWEKTHHTLDRYGNTTAATIPLTMNEAIEQGKIKRGDTVALVAFGAGFTWGSAILKY; encoded by the coding sequence ATGAACACTCGTATCGTTTCCTTCGGCCACTACGTTCCACCAAAAGTTGTTACCAATAAAGATCTCGAAAAAATGATGGAAACATCCGACGAATGGATTCAACAACGCTCTGGAATCAAAGAACGTCGTTGGGTAGAAAAAGGTGTCGATACAACTTTATCTATGGCGACAAAGGCTTGCGAAGAAGCTCTCAAAAAAGCCAATCTCAAAGCCGATGATATTGACGCGATTATTTTTGGGGCTCTCTTATCAGATTATGTTTTTCCCGGCACCGGTTGTCTTCTGCAACAGTCATTAGGATTTAAGAATAATATTCCGGCACTAGATATTAGAAATCAATGCTCGGCATTTTTATATAGCTTAAGTATTGCCAATGCTTGGATCAAATCTGGAATGTACAAGCGTGTTTTGATTGTCGGAAGTGAGATTCATTCCAATCGCTTAGACAAATCTCCAACTGGAAGAGATGTTGGAGTGCTTTTCGGTGATGGCGCTGGGGCTTGTATCGTCGAAGCGACAAAAGAAAATACTGGCGTTATCGATATTCACATTGCTTCTCAGGGAGCGGGTGCCGGCATACTTTGTATCAAAGAACCTGCTTCGAATATAGACCTAAAAGAAATCACGGACTTTTCGGGCAAAGAATTTTACCCACACATGGAAGGTAAAGTTGTATTTAAAAATGCGATCGAACGCATGACTCAAAGTATGACTGAGCTGTTGCATAAAAATAATTTGAAGACTGAAGACGTTGATTTTGTTATCGCTCATCAAGCCAACATGAGAATCAATGCGATGGTGTTGGAGCAACTAAAAATTCCTTGGGAAAAGACTCATCACACTCTGGACCGTTACGGAAATACAACGGCTGCAACAATTCCCCTCACCATGAATGAAGCCATCGAACAAGGTAAGATCAAAAGAGGCGACACCGTAGCTCTGGTAGCTTTCGGTGCCGGTTTCACTTGGGGCTCTGCAATCTTGAAATATTAA
- the erpA gene encoding iron-sulfur cluster insertion protein ErpA yields the protein MIHISETAAKQISHLKSQETSPEATLRVQIIGGGCSGLSYKLKFDKEIQAGDKVFEEHGVKVVIDSKSYLYLLGTTLDYEGGLNGKGFSFSNPNAKKSCGCGSSFAV from the coding sequence ATGATTCATATTAGCGAAACAGCTGCAAAGCAAATAAGCCACTTAAAGTCCCAAGAAACAAGCCCCGAAGCAACTCTGCGAGTTCAGATTATTGGCGGCGGATGCTCAGGTCTTTCATACAAATTGAAGTTCGATAAAGAAATTCAAGCTGGCGACAAAGTGTTTGAAGAGCACGGAGTTAAAGTTGTTATAGATTCTAAAAGTTATCTTTATCTTTTAGGTACAACTTTAGATTATGAAGGTGGATTGAACGGCAAAGGTTTTTCATTCTCAAATCCAAATGCAAAAAAATCATGCGGATGTGGATCATCTTTCGCAGTTTAA
- a CDS encoding cysteine desulfurase family protein, with protein MIPKPAARKPIYLDYNSTTPMEERVFEAMKPYFLEKFGNASSKTHSYGWDGDLGVETARKQIATAINCLPKEIFFTSGATESNNLAINGVISCLRENDFGGEPIHIISTTTEHKAVIDVLKHAEKYNKNIEVTYLKCDLYGKISLDQIKAELKPHTALVSIIFGNNEIGTLNPIQEIGTFLTGQGITFHTDAAQAFGQVAIDVQKMNIDLMSISGHKIYGPKGVGSLFVRQMPKRVRLSPITFGGGQEKGLRPGTLNVPAIVGLGKAAEIATQELKINNEKIQKIRDEMILELLKIPFAQLNGHPVNRLPNNISLTLEGISNSQLLMDLKTLALSTGSACTTGSTEPSHVLKALGLSDERCMSTIRIGIGRSTTAEEAQYTVRKIREVSTNLKDRTYYKS; from the coding sequence ATGATACCTAAACCTGCTGCTCGAAAACCAATTTATCTCGATTACAATTCGACTACGCCCATGGAGGAGCGAGTTTTCGAAGCTATGAAACCTTATTTTTTGGAAAAATTTGGAAATGCATCCTCGAAAACTCATAGCTACGGTTGGGATGGAGACTTGGGTGTAGAGACAGCCAGAAAACAGATCGCCACAGCCATCAACTGCTTACCTAAAGAAATCTTTTTCACAAGTGGTGCGACAGAGTCCAACAATCTAGCTATTAATGGCGTTATTAGCTGCCTCCGAGAGAATGATTTTGGGGGTGAGCCCATTCATATCATCTCCACGACGACAGAACACAAGGCCGTTATCGACGTTTTAAAACACGCCGAAAAATACAATAAGAATATCGAGGTCACATATTTAAAATGCGATCTTTACGGAAAAATTTCTCTCGATCAAATTAAAGCCGAACTTAAACCTCATACAGCTTTAGTCAGCATTATCTTTGGAAATAATGAAATAGGAACCCTGAATCCCATCCAAGAAATCGGAACATTTTTAACTGGCCAAGGAATCACATTCCACACAGATGCAGCTCAGGCGTTTGGCCAAGTTGCTATTGACGTGCAGAAAATGAATATTGATCTTATGAGTATATCAGGCCATAAAATTTATGGACCCAAAGGAGTTGGATCTTTGTTTGTAAGACAAATGCCAAAACGTGTCCGACTCTCCCCGATCACATTTGGCGGTGGACAAGAAAAAGGATTACGCCCTGGTACACTCAATGTTCCTGCAATTGTAGGACTGGGAAAAGCTGCGGAAATTGCAACCCAAGAATTGAAAATAAATAATGAAAAAATTCAAAAAATCAGAGACGAAATGATTTTAGAACTCTTAAAGATTCCCTTTGCACAATTGAATGGTCACCCTGTGAATCGCTTACCAAATAACATTAGCCTTACCCTCGAAGGCATTTCAAATTCGCAATTACTGATGGATTTAAAGACTCTTGCTCTGTCTACTGGATCTGCCTGTACGACAGGATCAACAGAACCAAGTCATGTATTGAAAGCTTTGGGATTGTCTGATGAAAGATGCATGTCTACTATTCGAATCGGAATTGGGCGTTCTACCACTGCAGAAGAGGCCCAATATACAGTTAGGAAAATCAGAGAAGTTTCTACTAATCTAAAAGATAGAACTTACTACAAGTCATAA
- the queF gene encoding preQ(1) synthase produces the protein MEKKYGTIAIENNTLESFDNRTMDRRYKIEFTCPEFTCLCPRSGFPDFATIYISYVPDKKCVELKSLKLYINSFRNENVFHEDVTNNIMSDMVKLLDPWEIKVVGDFTVRGNIHTVVTAYHSKEENRDKKILSY, from the coding sequence GTGGAAAAGAAATACGGAACAATTGCAATCGAAAACAATACGCTAGAGTCTTTTGATAATAGAACAATGGATCGTCGTTACAAGATAGAATTCACTTGTCCAGAGTTCACATGTTTATGCCCACGCAGTGGTTTTCCTGATTTTGCGACAATTTATATCAGCTATGTTCCAGATAAAAAATGTGTAGAATTAAAATCTTTAAAACTCTATATCAATAGCTTTAGAAATGAGAACGTTTTTCACGAAGACGTTACAAACAACATCATGAGTGACATGGTGAAGCTTTTAGATCCTTGGGAAATCAAAGTGGTTGGGGACTTTACCGTGCGTGGAAATATCCACACTGTAGTTACGGCGTATCACTCTAAAGAAGAAAACCGAGACAAGAAAATCCTCAGTTACTAA